One Methanoculleus sp. 7T genomic window carries:
- a CDS encoding isocitrate/isopropylmalate dehydrogenase family protein encodes MQHKVAAIGGDGIGPEIVAAGKEVLDAAGERFGFDIAWTDFDIGAERYLGTGELLTEEDIRELSKFRAIYFGAIGDERVKPGILEKGILLAIRFHFDQFVNLRPIRLLEGVATPLANKRPEDIDFVVVRENTEDFYVGIGSRFTGAREAKTLEVVRDLYNVKFGLDVETDADEIAYQIGVVTRPGAERVIRYAFDLASQRRKKLTSVDKANVLSDVYGLWRDVFNRVATEYPDVATEFNFVDAVTMWFVKNPEWFDVVVTPNMFGDIVTDLGAMIQGGLGLAPGGNINPAGTSMFEPIHGSAPKYRGLDVANPLATIWAGSMLLDHIGEHEAAAAVLRAIERSILDGFVTRDMGGAKKTSEVGRYVASLVMKV; translated from the coding sequence ATGCAACACAAAGTAGCCGCCATCGGCGGGGACGGGATCGGCCCCGAGATCGTGGCGGCGGGAAAAGAGGTCCTCGATGCCGCGGGGGAGCGCTTCGGGTTCGATATCGCGTGGACCGACTTCGATATCGGGGCGGAGCGTTACCTCGGCACCGGGGAACTCCTCACCGAGGAGGATATCAGGGAACTCTCAAAGTTCCGGGCGATCTACTTCGGAGCAATCGGGGATGAACGGGTGAAGCCCGGGATCCTTGAGAAGGGCATCCTGCTCGCGATCCGGTTCCACTTCGACCAGTTCGTCAACCTGCGGCCGATCAGACTCCTCGAGGGCGTTGCGACACCGCTTGCGAACAAGCGTCCGGAGGATATCGACTTCGTGGTAGTACGGGAGAACACCGAGGACTTCTATGTCGGGATAGGCTCCCGGTTCACGGGTGCGCGCGAGGCGAAGACCCTCGAGGTCGTCCGCGACCTCTACAACGTCAAATTCGGGCTGGACGTCGAGACCGACGCAGACGAGATCGCCTACCAGATCGGCGTGGTCACCCGGCCCGGCGCGGAGCGGGTGATCCGCTACGCCTTCGACCTCGCCAGCCAGAGGCGCAAGAAACTCACGTCGGTCGACAAGGCAAACGTCCTCTCCGACGTCTACGGCCTCTGGCGGGACGTCTTCAACCGGGTCGCCACAGAATACCCGGATGTCGCGACTGAGTTCAACTTCGTGGACGCCGTCACGATGTGGTTCGTCAAGAACCCCGAGTGGTTCGACGTCGTCGTCACCCCGAATATGTTCGGTGACATCGTCACCGACCTCGGCGCCATGATCCAGGGCGGGCTCGGTCTCGCCCCCGGCGGCAACATCAACCCCGCGGGCACCTCGATGTTCGAGCCGATCCACGGCTCCGCCCCGAAGTACCGGGGTCTCGACGTCGCAAACCCGCTCGCCACCATCTGGGCGGGCTCGATGCTCCTCGACCACATCGGCGAGCACGAGGCCGCGGCGGCCGTCCTTCGGGCGATAGAGAGGAGCATCCTCGACGGTTTCGTGACCCGGGATATGGGCGGCGCGAAGAAGACGAGCGAGGTCGGCAGGTACGTCGCGTCGCTTGTGATGAAGGTATAG
- a CDS encoding 3-isopropylmalate dehydratase small subunit — MRVWKFGDDIDTDAIIPGRFLTIYDPAELAKHAFEGTRDEFAKEAREGDVVVAGTNFGCGSSREHAPLALRGAGIRVVVAKSFARIFYRNAVNTGLLPLVCAGTDEIRDGDAISVDVAGGFIEVNGKRFAVEPVPGFLNEIVEAGGLVAYAKNLGSVERCNTK; from the coding sequence ATGCGGGTATGGAAGTTCGGCGACGATATCGATACGGATGCAATCATCCCGGGCAGGTTCCTGACGATCTACGATCCGGCGGAACTTGCGAAGCATGCGTTTGAGGGGACGAGGGATGAGTTCGCAAAGGAAGCACGGGAAGGCGACGTCGTGGTGGCGGGCACCAACTTCGGGTGCGGCTCCTCACGGGAGCACGCACCGCTCGCACTCCGGGGCGCCGGGATCAGGGTCGTGGTCGCAAAGTCCTTTGCCCGGATCTTCTACCGGAACGCCGTCAACACCGGGCTCCTGCCGCTGGTCTGCGCCGGGACCGACGAGATCCGGGACGGCGATGCCATATCGGTGGATGTCGCCGGGGGTTTCATCGAGGTGAACGGGAAGCGGTTCGCGGTCGAGCCGGTGCCCGGTTTCCTCAACGAGATCGTCGAGGCAGGCGGCCTCGTGGCCTATGCGAAGAACCTAGGGAGTGTAGAGAGATGCAACACAAAGTAG
- a CDS encoding 3-isopropylmalate dehydratase large subunit: MAATIAEKIFSRQCGKTVRAGDVVMAPVDAAMIHDITGPLAVRVFREMGGEHVFDPERIIMLFDHQIPADSIPAAENHVFMRQFAKEQGIHNYDLLEGVCHQVVMEKGRAAPGEIIVGTDSHTCTYGAAGAFATGIGSTDMGFVLKFGALYFRVPESIRVEVDGAFGRRVGAKDLILSLAGDIGADGATYKALEFTGGAMREMNMAGRMTCANMAIEMGAKAGIVPPDATTWDYVSARREIEPFDLASDPDAKYAGDRRYDVTDLAPQVAVPHNVDNVVDVGDVAGTKVDQVFIGSCTNGRYEDLAEAAEVLGTVDRFADGVRVIVIPASRTEYLKALRAGLIERFVEAGALVEAPCCGPCMGGAFGLLAPGEVSLSTSNRNFRGRQGSAQASVYLASPATAAASALYGEITDPREV, translated from the coding sequence ATGGCGGCGACGATCGCAGAGAAGATATTTTCGCGACAGTGCGGCAAAACCGTCCGCGCGGGCGACGTGGTGATGGCGCCGGTGGACGCGGCGATGATCCACGACATCACCGGCCCGCTGGCGGTTCGAGTCTTCCGCGAGATGGGAGGAGAACACGTCTTCGATCCGGAGCGGATCATCATGCTCTTCGACCACCAGATCCCCGCCGACTCCATACCGGCTGCCGAGAACCATGTCTTCATGCGGCAGTTCGCGAAGGAGCAGGGGATCCACAACTACGACCTCCTCGAGGGCGTCTGTCATCAGGTGGTGATGGAGAAGGGGCGGGCGGCGCCCGGCGAGATCATCGTCGGGACCGACTCCCACACCTGCACCTACGGGGCCGCAGGGGCGTTTGCGACCGGCATCGGTTCTACCGATATGGGGTTCGTGCTGAAGTTCGGGGCGCTCTACTTCCGGGTGCCCGAGAGCATCCGGGTCGAAGTGGACGGGGCGTTCGGCCGGAGGGTGGGGGCAAAAGACCTGATCCTCTCCCTTGCCGGGGATATCGGCGCCGACGGCGCGACCTACAAGGCGCTTGAGTTCACCGGCGGGGCCATGCGGGAGATGAATATGGCGGGCCGGATGACCTGCGCCAATATGGCGATCGAGATGGGAGCAAAGGCGGGGATTGTACCGCCCGACGCGACCACCTGGGATTACGTCTCCGCCCGACGCGAGATCGAGCCGTTCGACCTCGCAAGCGACCCTGATGCGAAGTACGCCGGGGACCGGCGCTACGACGTCACCGACCTTGCGCCGCAGGTCGCCGTCCCCCACAATGTGGACAACGTCGTGGACGTAGGCGACGTCGCGGGGACGAAGGTCGACCAGGTCTTCATCGGCTCCTGCACCAACGGGCGCTACGAGGACCTCGCAGAGGCGGCGGAGGTGCTCGGGACCGTCGATCGGTTCGCGGACGGCGTCCGGGTGATCGTCATCCCGGCCTCGCGGACCGAGTACCTCAAGGCCCTGCGGGCCGGGCTCATCGAGCGGTTCGTCGAGGCGGGAGCCCTTGTCGAGGCGCCCTGCTGCGGCCCCTGCATGGGCGGCGCGTTCGGCCTCCTCGCTCCCGGCGAAGTCTCGCTCTCTACGTCGAACCGGAATTTCCGGGGCAGGCAGGGGAGCGCCCAGGCCTCGGTCTACCTTGCCTCGCCCGCGACGGCGGCGGCAAGCGCCCTCTACGGCGAGATCACCGACCCGAGGGAGGTGTGA
- the mutS gene encoding DNA mismatch repair protein MutS: MTDGPTPAMRQYYSVKARYPDAILFFRMGDFFETFGEDAGVVARELDITLTARGRDKNGDRMPLAGVPHHAADGYIARLVNKGYKVVICDQVEDPKTAKGLVKRDVTRVITPGTLIDSTMLGSTGAQYLMALAPDRKGAFGLAFLDVSTGEFFVSSGSGEGAYADIVSEVVRHRPTEAIVPESLQGELPDRLETLGVTVSRYRDDAFDPDAAYARLCEQFGTTTLDGYGCGDMAGSVAAAGAALCYAQETQQSPLSHISGIATRIPSQNMVLDAITLRNLEITTSIRGEGDGSTLLSALDVTETSMGSRTMRSFLISPLVGKAAIDERLDAVEYFFDRALDRQALRATLGDFADIERIAGRIAYGNAGPRDLGTLKDSLLAIPDLKALFGDDAPVLIREALDAMSDHAVVTDLIGRAIVDEPPALAKSGGMIREGFNKKLDELRHLATTGKDWIAEFQQQERERTSIKSLKVGYNRVFGYYIEVTKPNLHLVPPEYERRQTTANGERYTIPDLREKEAMIATAEERLTALEAEIYAELVRTLAAHVPDLQATARAVGLLDVYAALAEVAARYGYSRPVIEESGRIVIRDGRHPVVERHLPVPFVPNDTELDSAGDQIMIITGANMAGKSTYMRAVALCCIIAQMGSFVPARHATIGIVDRVFTRVGAFDDLASGQSTFMVEMLELANILNNATPQSLVILDEIGRGTSTLDGCSIARAVVEFLHGKAVAGPRTLFATHFHDLIDLEGSLARVKNFHFAVKDTGNDVVFLRKIIPGATDKSYGVHVAHLAGIPKKVTDRAMALLKEASEREFSGGPRAPRYTQMLLIDPGEGVVEENPAVEELKALNPNEMTPIDALNALCRLKKLANGEKCER; encoded by the coding sequence ATGACCGACGGACCAACCCCGGCAATGCGGCAGTATTACTCAGTAAAGGCCCGGTATCCCGATGCTATCCTCTTCTTCAGGATGGGAGACTTCTTCGAGACCTTCGGCGAAGATGCCGGCGTGGTGGCTCGAGAACTCGACATCACGCTGACCGCCCGCGGCAGGGACAAGAACGGCGATCGGATGCCGCTTGCGGGCGTCCCCCACCACGCGGCCGACGGCTACATCGCCCGCCTGGTGAACAAGGGCTACAAGGTGGTGATCTGCGATCAAGTTGAGGACCCAAAGACCGCGAAAGGGTTGGTGAAGCGGGACGTCACGCGGGTGATCACCCCGGGAACGCTCATCGACTCCACGATGCTCGGCTCTACGGGAGCCCAATACCTGATGGCGCTCGCCCCCGACCGGAAGGGCGCCTTCGGCCTCGCATTCTTGGACGTCTCCACCGGCGAGTTCTTCGTCTCCTCAGGCAGCGGCGAGGGAGCGTATGCCGATATCGTCTCGGAGGTCGTGAGGCACCGCCCGACGGAGGCGATCGTCCCGGAGAGCCTCCAAGGCGAACTCCCCGACCGGCTCGAGACCCTCGGGGTGACGGTGAGCCGCTACCGCGACGACGCCTTCGACCCGGACGCGGCGTATGCACGGCTCTGCGAGCAGTTCGGGACGACGACGCTCGACGGCTACGGGTGCGGGGATATGGCAGGCTCGGTCGCCGCCGCCGGGGCGGCGCTCTGCTACGCACAGGAGACCCAGCAGTCGCCCCTCTCCCATATATCAGGCATAGCAACGAGGATCCCGTCGCAGAACATGGTTCTCGATGCGATCACGCTCCGGAACCTTGAGATCACGACGAGCATCCGTGGCGAAGGCGACGGGAGCACCCTTCTATCCGCGCTCGACGTTACTGAGACCTCGATGGGGAGCCGGACGATGCGGTCGTTCCTGATCAGCCCGCTGGTCGGGAAGGCGGCCATCGACGAGAGGCTCGATGCGGTGGAGTACTTCTTCGATCGTGCGCTCGATCGGCAGGCGCTCCGCGCGACGCTCGGCGATTTCGCCGATATCGAGCGGATCGCAGGGAGGATCGCCTACGGGAACGCCGGCCCCCGGGACCTCGGGACGTTGAAAGATTCGCTTCTGGCAATCCCGGACCTCAAAGCGCTCTTCGGCGACGATGCCCCTGTCCTGATCCGCGAGGCCCTCGATGCGATGAGCGACCATGCCGTGGTCACGGACCTCATCGGCCGGGCGATCGTGGACGAGCCTCCGGCGCTCGCGAAGTCCGGAGGGATGATCCGGGAGGGGTTCAACAAGAAACTCGACGAACTCCGGCACCTTGCGACGACCGGCAAAGACTGGATCGCGGAGTTCCAACAGCAGGAGCGGGAGAGAACCTCCATCAAGTCGCTCAAGGTCGGCTACAACCGGGTCTTCGGCTACTACATCGAGGTGACGAAGCCGAACCTGCACCTGGTGCCGCCGGAGTACGAGCGCCGGCAGACGACCGCGAACGGCGAGCGCTACACGATTCCGGACCTCCGGGAGAAAGAGGCGATGATCGCCACCGCAGAAGAGCGCCTTACGGCACTCGAGGCCGAGATATACGCCGAACTCGTCCGGACGCTCGCGGCGCACGTCCCCGACCTGCAGGCGACCGCCCGGGCGGTGGGGCTGCTCGACGTCTACGCGGCCCTCGCCGAGGTCGCCGCCCGTTACGGCTATTCCCGCCCGGTGATCGAGGAGAGCGGCAGGATCGTCATCAGGGACGGGCGCCACCCGGTGGTGGAGCGGCACCTCCCGGTGCCGTTCGTCCCGAACGACACCGAACTCGACAGTGCCGGCGACCAGATCATGATCATCACCGGGGCGAACATGGCGGGCAAGTCCACCTACATGCGGGCGGTGGCGCTCTGCTGCATCATAGCCCAGATGGGGAGTTTCGTCCCGGCCCGCCACGCCACAATCGGGATCGTGGACCGGGTCTTCACCAGGGTCGGAGCGTTCGACGACCTCGCCTCGGGGCAGTCTACGTTCATGGTTGAGATGCTGGAACTTGCAAACATCCTAAACAACGCTACCCCGCAGAGCCTCGTGATCCTCGACGAGATCGGGCGGGGGACGAGCACGCTGGACGGGTGCTCGATCGCCCGGGCGGTGGTTGAGTTCCTGCACGGAAAAGCGGTCGCCGGGCCCCGGACCCTCTTTGCGACCCACTTCCACGACCTGATCGACCTCGAGGGCTCGCTTGCACGGGTGAAGAACTTCCACTTTGCCGTGAAGGATACGGGAAACGACGTCGTCTTCCTCAGAAAGATCATCCCCGGCGCGACCGACAAGAGTTACGGCGTCCACGTGGCGCACCTTGCCGGCATCCCGAAGAAGGTGACCGACCGGGCGATGGCGCTCCTGAAAGAGGCGTCGGAGCGGGAGTTTTCGGGCGGGCCGCGGGCTCCCCGGTATACCCAGATGCTCCTCATCGACCCCGGCGAAGGGGTCGTGGAGGAGAACCCGGCGGTCGAGGAACTCAAGGCCTTGAACCCGAACGAGATGACGCCGATTGATGCGTTGAACGCCCTCTGCCGCCTCAAGAAACTCGCGAACGGAGAGAAGTGCGAACGATGA
- the mutL gene encoding DNA mismatch repair endonuclease MutL, with protein MTETKIRVLDPDTVNQIAAGEVVERPASVAKELLENAVDAGATSILVEVSSDLREITKIRVTDDGEGMTPEEAALAFHPHATSKIRDIVDLSSIRTLGFRGEALASIAAVAEVTLITRPRGAGALAGIRMVVRGGEVVERSEVGAPEGTTVIVERLFYNTPARRKFLKSRNTELAHIYGVVENLALAHGEVAFRVVHNEKERMATQRSGGLLNAVAGLYGADLARALVPVEGRLPFLRIGGYVSRPSENRGNPSQVAVSINGRSVASRQIAAAVREGYGTLLPRDRYPVAFLDLSIETDLVDVNVHPTKREVRLSREREILTAVAAAVAEALAGHDLAREAPAEPVQQQIIPEGPVQARAPAVGETEAFYTPGHQELVLSDRQLRRTEVGGAENLLPAMEPVGQVAATYIVAEGTDGTLYLVDQHAAHERVLYDQVVERRDAEPRSQELITPVVLSFPPRESAALRDAMPLLADEGFVVEEFGRDTFAVRAVPVALGTLEDLEVVRETIADLLADASRTAPDRREAVTCIVACRGAVKAGALLTHEQQKRLLAQLARTKTPWTCPHGRPTVVAFDKRKLDGMFRRG; from the coding sequence ATGACCGAGACGAAGATACGGGTCCTCGATCCCGACACGGTAAACCAGATCGCAGCAGGCGAGGTCGTTGAGCGGCCGGCATCGGTAGCAAAGGAACTCCTCGAGAACGCCGTCGATGCGGGAGCGACGAGCATCCTCGTCGAGGTCTCCTCGGATCTCCGAGAGATCACGAAGATCCGGGTGACCGACGACGGCGAGGGTATGACGCCGGAAGAGGCGGCGCTTGCGTTCCATCCCCATGCGACGAGCAAGATCCGGGATATCGTCGACCTCTCCTCCATCCGCACCCTGGGGTTCCGGGGGGAGGCGCTCGCAAGCATCGCCGCCGTTGCGGAGGTGACCCTGATCACCCGTCCTCGGGGTGCCGGGGCGCTCGCCGGCATCCGGATGGTGGTCAGGGGCGGCGAGGTCGTGGAGAGGAGCGAGGTGGGGGCGCCGGAGGGGACGACGGTGATCGTGGAGCGCCTCTTCTACAACACCCCCGCCCGCCGGAAGTTTCTAAAGAGCAGGAACACCGAACTCGCCCACATCTATGGGGTCGTGGAGAACCTCGCGCTCGCACACGGCGAGGTCGCCTTCCGGGTGGTGCACAACGAGAAGGAGCGGATGGCGACCCAACGGTCGGGAGGGCTCCTGAACGCTGTCGCGGGCCTCTACGGCGCCGACCTTGCCCGGGCGCTCGTCCCCGTCGAGGGGAGGCTCCCATTCCTGCGCATCGGCGGCTACGTCTCCCGCCCGTCTGAGAACCGGGGGAACCCCTCCCAGGTCGCGGTCAGCATTAACGGCAGGAGCGTCGCCTCCCGGCAGATCGCCGCCGCGGTCAGGGAAGGCTACGGCACCCTCCTCCCCAGGGACCGCTACCCGGTGGCGTTCCTCGACCTCTCGATCGAGACCGATCTCGTGGATGTCAACGTCCACCCGACCAAGCGGGAGGTCCGCCTCTCTCGGGAGCGGGAGATCCTCACTGCGGTTGCGGCCGCCGTGGCGGAGGCGCTCGCCGGGCACGACCTCGCCCGCGAGGCGCCGGCCGAGCCGGTGCAGCAGCAGATTATCCCGGAGGGACCGGTTCAGGCGCGTGCCCCGGCGGTCGGCGAGACCGAGGCATTCTACACGCCCGGCCACCAAGAACTCGTCCTCTCCGACCGGCAACTCCGCCGGACGGAGGTGGGGGGCGCCGAGAACCTCCTCCCGGCCATGGAGCCGGTCGGGCAGGTGGCGGCGACCTACATCGTGGCGGAAGGAACCGACGGGACCCTCTACCTCGTCGACCAGCACGCCGCCCACGAGCGGGTCCTCTACGACCAGGTCGTGGAGCGGCGCGACGCGGAACCTCGGTCGCAGGAGCTGATCACGCCCGTCGTCCTCTCGTTCCCGCCGAGAGAATCAGCCGCGCTCCGCGACGCGATGCCGCTCCTTGCGGACGAGGGGTTCGTCGTCGAGGAGTTCGGCCGGGATACCTTCGCCGTCCGGGCGGTGCCGGTCGCTCTCGGCACGCTTGAAGACCTCGAAGTAGTCAGGGAGACGATCGCCGACCTCCTCGCCGATGCCTCCCGGACCGCCCCCGACCGGCGGGAGGCGGTCACCTGTATTGTCGCCTGCAGGGGCGCGGTGAAGGCCGGCGCCCTTCTCACGCACGAACAGCAGAAGCGCCTCCTCGCCCAACTCGCCCGGACGAAGACCCCGTGGACGTGCCCCCACGGAAGGCCGACGGTGGTGGCGTTCGACAAGAGGAAACTCGACGGTATGTTCCGGCGGGGGTAA
- a CDS encoding PsbP-related protein, producing the protein MRSQRLLIAGILVVALAAVLAVVVPGLFAPQSPPPGPAPAPTPTPAPVPENGTYINTTYGYAVTCPEGWFFTESEESVWFSSPAKHEEVRVNAIPLSGRNATDEENVLEALNATYAEDLKAGIGAEWVSTEKTTLDGVPAYESVFSVPIVDDDRYTFIVRYAVRNDTVYSVMHTVFPPGYDVYNADAAAAAESFRFLRS; encoded by the coding sequence ATGAGATCACAGAGACTGCTGATCGCCGGGATTCTTGTGGTCGCTCTCGCCGCCGTCCTAGCGGTTGTGGTACCGGGGCTCTTCGCACCGCAGTCGCCTCCTCCCGGACCCGCTCCGGCGCCGACCCCGACCCCGGCACCCGTTCCCGAGAACGGGACCTATATCAACACCACCTACGGCTACGCCGTCACCTGCCCGGAGGGCTGGTTCTTCACCGAGTCGGAAGAGAGCGTATGGTTCTCTTCGCCGGCGAAGCACGAGGAGGTCCGCGTGAATGCGATCCCGCTCTCGGGCCGGAATGCCACCGATGAGGAGAACGTCCTTGAAGCGCTGAACGCGACCTACGCGGAGGACCTCAAGGCCGGGATCGGGGCCGAGTGGGTCTCGACCGAGAAGACTACCCTTGACGGCGTCCCGGCATACGAGTCGGTCTTCTCCGTTCCCATCGTCGACGACGACCGGTATACCTTCATTGTCCGTTATGCTGTCCGGAACGATACCGTCTACTCGGTCATGCATACGGTATTCCCGCCGGGATACGATGTCTACAACGCCGATGCAGCCGCCGCGGCGGAGTCGTTCCGGTTCCTCAGATCCTAA
- a CDS encoding S16 family serine protease: MRIREKTLAILLVLSLVMNIFLLVVVLVPAQDPARVLSHPPEEGACPVTTPSPPAREAVAGSAASMQAPVILQKIEADRGGPFAASRVTEEGAMVNVSVEVVPGRGRVLVQTTPLMGVVFQDAANLAVVVARNHSHANLTGSDIIFSIQGPDEVSEIDGPSAGALMTTLLLSVLEGFPLNESVTVTGTIDEDGGIGPVGGILEKAEATAASGKTLLILSKENSQVIDYREDARSFGGLKIARQRPVVVDAKEYIEENIGIRVEYVDSIDSLLADVRAPATAPIAAVF, from the coding sequence ATGCGCATACGGGAGAAGACTCTGGCGATCCTGCTCGTTCTGTCGCTCGTCATGAACATCTTCCTCTTGGTGGTCGTCCTCGTTCCGGCGCAGGACCCCGCCCGGGTTCTCTCTCACCCCCCGGAGGAAGGTGCATGTCCGGTCACGACCCCCTCCCCTCCGGCAAGGGAGGCTGTGGCCGGGAGTGCGGCGTCGATGCAGGCGCCGGTCATCCTCCAGAAGATCGAGGCCGATCGGGGCGGCCCCTTTGCCGCGAGCAGGGTGACCGAAGAGGGGGCGATGGTGAACGTCTCGGTCGAGGTCGTGCCCGGGCGGGGCCGGGTGCTCGTCCAGACAACGCCCTTGATGGGGGTCGTCTTCCAAGACGCAGCGAACCTTGCGGTCGTCGTCGCCCGGAACCACTCTCACGCAAACCTCACCGGGAGCGACATCATCTTCAGCATCCAGGGTCCGGACGAAGTCTCCGAGATCGACGGCCCGAGTGCGGGGGCGCTGATGACCACCCTCCTCCTCTCGGTGCTTGAGGGGTTCCCGCTCAACGAGAGCGTGACCGTGACGGGAACCATCGATGAGGACGGGGGCATCGGCCCGGTCGGCGGGATCCTCGAGAAGGCCGAGGCCACCGCGGCGAGCGGGAAGACGCTCCTGATCCTCTCGAAGGAGAACAGCCAGGTGATCGACTACCGGGAAGACGCCCGGTCGTTCGGCGGACTGAAGATAGCGCGGCAGCGGCCGGTCGTCGTGGATGCAAAGGAGTACATCGAGGAGAACATCGGTATCCGGGTGGAATACGTAGACTCGATAGACAGCCTGCTTGCCGACGTCCGTGCACCCGCAACGGCCCCGATCGCCGCGGTCTTCTGA
- a CDS encoding MATE family efflux transporter, with protein sequence MYFIGKLGDVSIAGGAMSISIILVLTTVIFGTVTATAAFVSRAYGSERFERIPVILSHSLYLALAFSAILMVVGMFWSQDLLLLLGADPEVAAEGTRFLSPTLIGMFVFVTLMILTTVFQSTGDSRTPMFVMIAVNIANIILNPTLIMGLGGFPALGIAGSAYASLASRATGVLLLIGVIYLLPSKKNGPVRFPKKWTFESRLIKDIVKVTIPSAVQSGVRSFAFLGMTAIVALYGTAAVAAYGICQRLDMLGLVFVMGLCTGVAVMVGQNLGAGRVERAEKAVRIAMIVNASFMAVVGILYLLFAKYLLEFFGATGDSLANGILFMRIIPMSYFVIAMAMTMGFAMNGAGMTRPGMYAAITGQLIVQVGLAALFVAMGLPLQFVWFAVVCGTVVVFLCDLFFYRQGAWKTKKLDLGGEN encoded by the coding sequence ATGTACTTTATCGGCAAACTTGGCGACGTCTCGATTGCCGGCGGAGCGATGAGCATATCCATCATACTGGTGCTCACGACAGTGATCTTCGGGACCGTGACGGCAACCGCCGCATTCGTGTCGCGTGCGTACGGGTCGGAGCGGTTTGAGCGTATCCCGGTGATCCTTTCGCATTCGCTTTATCTGGCACTCGCCTTTTCAGCGATCCTTATGGTCGTCGGTATGTTCTGGTCGCAGGACCTTCTCCTGCTTCTTGGAGCTGATCCCGAGGTTGCAGCGGAGGGGACACGCTTCCTCTCTCCAACGCTGATAGGAATGTTCGTGTTCGTCACTCTGATGATCCTGACGACCGTGTTCCAGAGTACGGGAGACTCCAGAACACCGATGTTTGTGATGATCGCAGTGAACATCGCAAACATTATTCTAAACCCGACGCTGATCATGGGACTTGGCGGTTTCCCGGCACTCGGAATAGCCGGGTCTGCGTATGCGTCCCTTGCGTCGCGTGCGACCGGCGTGTTGCTTCTGATCGGAGTGATATACCTCCTGCCGTCCAAAAAGAACGGACCGGTCAGGTTCCCGAAGAAATGGACGTTCGAGTCGCGGCTGATTAAGGATATCGTGAAGGTCACGATACCGTCGGCGGTACAGAGCGGGGTCAGGAGTTTTGCGTTCCTGGGGATGACGGCGATCGTAGCGCTGTACGGCACGGCGGCGGTGGCGGCATACGGCATCTGCCAGCGCCTGGATATGTTGGGCCTGGTGTTCGTGATGGGGCTTTGCACGGGAGTCGCCGTGATGGTCGGGCAGAACCTGGGAGCGGGGAGAGTGGAGAGAGCGGAGAAAGCAGTCAGGATTGCGATGATCGTGAATGCGTCGTTTATGGCGGTTGTGGGTATCCTGTATCTGCTGTTTGCGAAGTATCTCCTGGAATTCTTCGGCGCGACGGGGGATTCGCTTGCAAACGGCATCCTGTTTATGCGGATAATCCCGATGTCGTATTTCGTGATAGCTATGGCGATGACGATGGGATTTGCGATGAACGGTGCGGGGATGACGAGACCGGGCATGTACGCGGCGATCACGGGGCAGCTGATCGTGCAGGTGGGTCTTGCTGCGCTCTTTGTAGCGATGGGCCTGCCGCTGCAGTTCGTCTGGTTCGCGGTGGTCTGCGGCACCGTCGTGGTGTTCCTGTGTGATCTGTTCTTCTACAGGCAGGGAGCCTGGAAGACAAAGAAGCTGGATCTCGGCGGAGAAAATTAA
- a CDS encoding HemK2/MTQ2 family protein methyltransferase, producing MSGRREADAVPDQVYPPAEDSFLLLRAALREVRETDRVLEVGTGSGYVAAGLLGRAASVIATDINPHAAACARARGIAAVRTDLFAGLSGPFDLIVFNPPYLPTLPEERIDDWLEYALDGGPTGRATIEKFIAGVGRVLSPFGRVLLLVSSLTGPDDVRELFAREGFVSFIIDEESLEDETLYVLRAMRDVCRIGL from the coding sequence ATGAGCGGCCGGCGAGAGGCTGACGCCGTCCCGGACCAAGTTTATCCCCCTGCCGAGGATTCTTTCCTTCTCCTCCGGGCGGCGCTTCGGGAGGTCCGGGAGACCGACCGGGTGCTGGAAGTCGGGACCGGAAGCGGGTATGTCGCGGCCGGGCTTCTGGGCCGGGCGGCGAGCGTGATCGCGACCGACATCAACCCCCACGCGGCGGCATGCGCCCGTGCCCGCGGCATCGCCGCGGTCCGGACCGACCTCTTCGCAGGGCTATCGGGCCCGTTCGACCTCATCGTCTTCAACCCGCCCTATCTGCCGACGCTCCCCGAGGAGCGGATCGACGACTGGCTGGAGTACGCCCTCGACGGCGGGCCGACGGGGAGGGCGACGATAGAGAAATTCATCGCCGGGGTAGGCCGGGTGCTCTCGCCGTTCGGGCGGGTCCTGCTGCTTGTCTCGTCCCTGACCGGTCCCGACGATGTGCGGGAACTCTTCGCCCGGGAGGGGTTCGTCTCGTTTATCATCGACGAGGAATCGCTCGAGGACGAGACCCTCTACGTCCTCCGGGCGATGCGGGATGTTTGTCGGATAGGGTTGTGA